CTTCTTGGTTTTTGATGTCCTGAATATGACAACGGCGTCAGATTGCCTGCGGTTGATTCACCTAACAGGCTTATAATATATCGATTCAATCGAAAATTCCGATAGAGGAGTGTTAAAGTGTATTCCATAAGTGAGCTGGTTCCAAAAGATAAATTCGACGAGGGAGCCTTAATAAAGTTAAAAGCAATTGATCCGTTAAAAATAAATCTGAAGCCGATAATCGGAGAACTGTTCGAATGGATTCAAGACATAAACTGGCCTATTGCGGAAGAACTTTGCATCATTTTAGCTGATTTTAAACCAGAGGACATCATTCCTCAAATAAGAATGATACTTAACAGTGGTGATGATACTTGGCAATTTTCATGCATCCAATTTCTGATACCGCATTTATCGACTGAAGTAAAAAAAGAAA
This region of Paenibacillus sp. JDR-2 genomic DNA includes:
- a CDS encoding DUF5071 domain-containing protein, which encodes MYSISELVPKDKFDEGALIKLKAIDPLKINLKPIIGELFEWIQDINWPIAEELCIILADFKPEDIIPQIRMILNSGDDTWQFSCIQFLIPHLSTEVKKEIAPDLLRIILTPTENEKLCESDELARKIYEGYFEGLNSLES